The Puntigrus tetrazona isolate hp1 chromosome 4, ASM1883169v1, whole genome shotgun sequence genome includes a window with the following:
- the LOC122342860 gene encoding liprin-alpha-2-like isoform X6, translating to MEAKLQDMNCSLRKAEERHGSIEERMRHLEGQLEEKNQELLRARQREKMNEEHNKRLSDTVDRLLTESNERLQLHLKERMAALEEKNVLIQDSDNYRKQLEDSIQEKSHLSEEIEKMRSELDQYRLRAGSLTEPTLSRSHLDASGDLRFSLGSLAETQSDHYRSTKVIRRPRRGRMGLRRDEQKAKSLGEHEWRSQQLGVLGGHPFESDTEMSDIDDDDRETLFSSMDLLSPGGHSDAQTLAMMLQEQLDAINKEIRLIQEEKESTELRAEEIENRVASVSLEGLNLARMHHPGASITASATASSLASSSPPSGHSTPKLTPRSPARDMERMGVMTLPSDLRKHRRKIAAVDEDGREDKATIKCETSPPPTPRQVRMTHTLPASSHNDARLTAALETEASALSSVASSQDSLHKQPKKKGIKSSIGRLFGKKEKARLGQLGKEIMGPGQVGNVSDPELLGQDIAVGKLGTQAEKDRRLKKKHELLEEARRKGLPFAQWDGPTVVAWLELWLGMPAWYVAACRANVKSGAIMSALSDTEIQREIGISNPLHRLKLRLAIQEMVSLTSPSAPPTSRTPSGNVWVTHEEMETLAAPSKTKSESEEGSWSQTLAYGDMNHEWIGNEWLPSLGLPQYRSYFMECLVDARMLDHLTKKDLRVHLKMVDSFHRTSLQYGIMCLKKLNYDRKELERRRESSQHEIRDVLVWTNERVIRWVQSIGLRDYANILLESGVHGALIALDDNFDYSSLALLLQIPNQNTQARQILEREYNNLLALGTERRLDECDEKDFRGPSWRRQFPRRDIHGISMMPGSAETLPAGFRLTATSAHSRRLPPEVGPSAVQRLDSSTVRTYSC from the exons ATGGAAGCTAAACTCCAGGACATGAACTGCAGTCTGAGGAAG GCGGAGGAGAGACATGGCAGTATAGAGGAACGTATGAGACATTTAGAGGGACAGCTGGAGGAGAAGAACCAGGAACTGCTCAGG GCTcgacagagagagaagatgaaTGAGGAACACAACAAGCGTCTGTCGGACACCGTGGACAGACTCCTGACGGAGTCGAATGAACGTTTACAGCTTCACCTGAAAGAGAGAATGGCCGCTCTTGAGGAGAAG AACGTGTTAATACAAGACTCTGATAACTACAGGAAGCAGCTAGAAGACTCCATACAAGAAAAG TCTCATCTCTCGGAGGAGATCGAGAAAATGAGATCTGAACTGGATCAGTACCGATTGAGGGCCGGATCCCTTACTGAGCCCACGCTGTCACG GTCTCATCTGGATGCATCAGGAGATCTGCGTTTCTCTCTGGGTTCTCTTGCCGAGACTCAATCGGACCATTATCGCTCCACCAAGGTGATCCGCAGGCCAAGGAGAGGACGCATGGGGCTACGTAGGGACGAACAGAAG GCTAAGTCTCTGGGAGAGCATGAATGGCGCTCTCAGCAACTTGGCGTTCTGGGCGGCCACCCGTTCGAGAGCGACACTGAGATGTCAGATATAGATGACGACGACAGAGAGACCCTTTTCAGTTCGATGGATCTACTGTCTCCTGGAGGACATTCCGATGCTCAGACTTTGGCAATGATGCTGCAAGAACAACTGGATGCCATCAATAAAGAGATCCG GCTGATCCAGGAAGAGAAAGAGTCGACAGAACTGAGGGCAGAGGAAATCGAGAACCGCGTGGCCAGCGTGAGCCTGGAGGGGCTGAACCTGGCGCGGATGCACCATCCTGGAGCCTCCATCACTGCCTCGGCCACCGCATCCTCCCTCGCCTCCTCCTCCCCTCCTAGCGGACACTCCACCCCCAAACTCACCCCGCGCAGCCCTGCCCGAGACATGGAGCGCATGGGGGTCATGACACTG CCCAGTGACTTGCGGAAACACAGGAGAAAG ATCGCAGCGGTGGACGAGGACGGTCGAGAGGACAAGGCCACCATCAAATGCGAGACCTCGCCACCTCCCACACCTCGCCAAGTCCGCATGACCCACACGCTGCCTGCTTCTTCGCACAATGACGCACG CCTGACAGCTGCATTAGAGACGGAGGCCAGTGCTCTGAGCAGCGTAGCCAGCAGTCAAGACTCCCTCCATAAACAGCCAAAGAAGAAGGGCATCAAGTCCTCCATCGGACGCCTGTTTGGGAAGAAAGAGAAGGCCAGACTGGGGCAGCTGGGGAAAGAGATTATGGGACCAGGACAAG TAGGGAATGTATCCGATCCTGAGCTTCTAGGTCAGGATATTGCTGTGGGAAAGCTGGGAACGCAGGCAGAGAAAGATCGCaggcttaaaaaaaa acaCGAGTTGTTGGAAGAAGCCAGAAGAAAAGGGTTACCTTTTGCTCAGTGGGACGGTCCTACAGTTGTTGCGTGGTTAGAG cTTTGGCTAGGGATGCCAGCGTGGTATGTCGCAGCTTGTCGTGCCAACGTAAAAAGCGGCGCCATCATGTCGGCCCTGTCGGACACGGAGATCCAGAGAGAGATCGGCATCAGCAATCCTCTGCACCGCCTCAAACTGCGCCTGGCCATCCAGGAGATGGTCTCGCTCACCAGCCCTTCAGCTCCTCCTACATCTAGAACC CCGTCGGGTAATGTGTGGGTAACCCACGAGGAAATGGAGACCCTTGCCGCCCCCTCCAAAACG AAATCAGAGTCAGAGGAGGGGAGCTGGTCCCAG ACGCTGGCATACGGGGACATGAACCACGAGTGGATAGGGAACGAGTGGCTGCCCAGTCTAGGTCTACCTCAGTACCGCAGCTACTTCATGGAGTGTTTGGTGGATGCACGCATGCTGGACCACCTCACCAAGAAAGACCTCCGAGTGCATTTAAAGATGGTGGATAGCTTTCACAG AACCAGTCTGCAGTACGGCATCATGTGCCTAAAGAAGCTCAACTACGACAGGAAGGAGCTAGAGAGACGCAGAGAGAGCAGCCAGCATGAGATAAGAG ACGTGCTGGTGTGGACTAACGAGCGCGTGATTCGCTGGGTCCAGAGCATCGGTCTCCGTGACTACGCCAACATCCTGTTAGAGAGCGGCGTGCACGGGGCGCTCATAGCACTCGACGACAACTTTGACTACAGCAGCCTGGCCCTACTGCTGCAGATCCCCAACCAAAACACTCAG GCTAGACAAATTCTGGAAAGAGAGTACAACAATCTGCTGGCGCTGGGAACGGAGAGACGATTAGATGAG TGTGACGAGAAGGACTTCCGAGGACCGTCGTGGAGGAGGCAGTTTCCTCGCCGGGACATCCACGGGATCAGCATGATGCCCGGCTCAGCAGAGACCCTGCCCGCCGGCTTTCGCCTCACTGCCACCTCCGCACACTCACGCAGACTGCCACCAGAGG TTGGACCGTCGGCGGTACAGCGTCTGGACAGCTCCACTGTGAGGACCTACTCTTGCTGA
- the LOC122342860 gene encoding liprin-alpha-2-like isoform X7 yields the protein MEAKLQDMNCSLRKAEERHGSIEERMRHLEGQLEEKNQELLRARQREKMNEEHNKRLSDTVDRLLTESNERLQLHLKERMAALEEKNVLIQDSDNYRKQLEDSIQEKSHLSEEIEKMRSELDQYRLRAGSLTEPTLSRSHLDASGDLRFSLGSLAETQSDHYRSTKVIRRPRRGRMGLRRDEQKAKSLGEHEWRSQQLGVLGGHPFESDTEMSDIDDDDRETLFSSMDLLSPGGHSDAQTLAMMLQEQLDAINKEIRLIQEEKESTELRAEEIENRVASVSLEGLNLARMHHPGASITASATASSLASSSPPSGHSTPKLTPRSPARDMERMGVMTLPSDLRKHRRKIAAVDEDGREDKATIKCETSPPPTPRQVRMTHTLPASSHNDARLTAALETEASALSSVASSQDSLHKQPKKKGIKSSIGRLFGKKEKARLGQLGKEIMGPGQVGNVSDPELLGQDIAVGKLGTQAEKDRRLKKNGHELLEEARRKGLPFAQWDGPTVVAWLELWLGMPAWYVAACRANVKSGAIMSALSDTEIQREIGISNPLHRLKLRLAIQEMVSLTSPSAPPTSRTKSESEEGSWSQTLAYGDMNHEWIGNEWLPSLGLPQYRSYFMECLVDARMLDHLTKKDLRVHLKMVDSFHRTSLQYGIMCLKKLNYDRKELERRRESSQHEIRDVLVWTNERVIRWVQSIGLRDYANILLESGVHGALIALDDNFDYSSLALLLQIPNQNTQARQILEREYNNLLALGTERRLDECDEKDFRGPSWRRQFPRRDIHGISMMPGSAETLPAGFRLTATSAHSRRLPPEVLYEAMDDSPDDMYLDWFQVGPSAVQRLDSSTVRTYSC from the exons ATGGAAGCTAAACTCCAGGACATGAACTGCAGTCTGAGGAAG GCGGAGGAGAGACATGGCAGTATAGAGGAACGTATGAGACATTTAGAGGGACAGCTGGAGGAGAAGAACCAGGAACTGCTCAGG GCTcgacagagagagaagatgaaTGAGGAACACAACAAGCGTCTGTCGGACACCGTGGACAGACTCCTGACGGAGTCGAATGAACGTTTACAGCTTCACCTGAAAGAGAGAATGGCCGCTCTTGAGGAGAAG AACGTGTTAATACAAGACTCTGATAACTACAGGAAGCAGCTAGAAGACTCCATACAAGAAAAG TCTCATCTCTCGGAGGAGATCGAGAAAATGAGATCTGAACTGGATCAGTACCGATTGAGGGCCGGATCCCTTACTGAGCCCACGCTGTCACG GTCTCATCTGGATGCATCAGGAGATCTGCGTTTCTCTCTGGGTTCTCTTGCCGAGACTCAATCGGACCATTATCGCTCCACCAAGGTGATCCGCAGGCCAAGGAGAGGACGCATGGGGCTACGTAGGGACGAACAGAAG GCTAAGTCTCTGGGAGAGCATGAATGGCGCTCTCAGCAACTTGGCGTTCTGGGCGGCCACCCGTTCGAGAGCGACACTGAGATGTCAGATATAGATGACGACGACAGAGAGACCCTTTTCAGTTCGATGGATCTACTGTCTCCTGGAGGACATTCCGATGCTCAGACTTTGGCAATGATGCTGCAAGAACAACTGGATGCCATCAATAAAGAGATCCG GCTGATCCAGGAAGAGAAAGAGTCGACAGAACTGAGGGCAGAGGAAATCGAGAACCGCGTGGCCAGCGTGAGCCTGGAGGGGCTGAACCTGGCGCGGATGCACCATCCTGGAGCCTCCATCACTGCCTCGGCCACCGCATCCTCCCTCGCCTCCTCCTCCCCTCCTAGCGGACACTCCACCCCCAAACTCACCCCGCGCAGCCCTGCCCGAGACATGGAGCGCATGGGGGTCATGACACTG CCCAGTGACTTGCGGAAACACAGGAGAAAG ATCGCAGCGGTGGACGAGGACGGTCGAGAGGACAAGGCCACCATCAAATGCGAGACCTCGCCACCTCCCACACCTCGCCAAGTCCGCATGACCCACACGCTGCCTGCTTCTTCGCACAATGACGCACG CCTGACAGCTGCATTAGAGACGGAGGCCAGTGCTCTGAGCAGCGTAGCCAGCAGTCAAGACTCCCTCCATAAACAGCCAAAGAAGAAGGGCATCAAGTCCTCCATCGGACGCCTGTTTGGGAAGAAAGAGAAGGCCAGACTGGGGCAGCTGGGGAAAGAGATTATGGGACCAGGACAAG TAGGGAATGTATCCGATCCTGAGCTTCTAGGTCAGGATATTGCTGTGGGAAAGCTGGGAACGCAGGCAGAGAAAGATCGCaggcttaaaaaaaa CGG acaCGAGTTGTTGGAAGAAGCCAGAAGAAAAGGGTTACCTTTTGCTCAGTGGGACGGTCCTACAGTTGTTGCGTGGTTAGAG cTTTGGCTAGGGATGCCAGCGTGGTATGTCGCAGCTTGTCGTGCCAACGTAAAAAGCGGCGCCATCATGTCGGCCCTGTCGGACACGGAGATCCAGAGAGAGATCGGCATCAGCAATCCTCTGCACCGCCTCAAACTGCGCCTGGCCATCCAGGAGATGGTCTCGCTCACCAGCCCTTCAGCTCCTCCTACATCTAGAACC AAATCAGAGTCAGAGGAGGGGAGCTGGTCCCAG ACGCTGGCATACGGGGACATGAACCACGAGTGGATAGGGAACGAGTGGCTGCCCAGTCTAGGTCTACCTCAGTACCGCAGCTACTTCATGGAGTGTTTGGTGGATGCACGCATGCTGGACCACCTCACCAAGAAAGACCTCCGAGTGCATTTAAAGATGGTGGATAGCTTTCACAG AACCAGTCTGCAGTACGGCATCATGTGCCTAAAGAAGCTCAACTACGACAGGAAGGAGCTAGAGAGACGCAGAGAGAGCAGCCAGCATGAGATAAGAG ACGTGCTGGTGTGGACTAACGAGCGCGTGATTCGCTGGGTCCAGAGCATCGGTCTCCGTGACTACGCCAACATCCTGTTAGAGAGCGGCGTGCACGGGGCGCTCATAGCACTCGACGACAACTTTGACTACAGCAGCCTGGCCCTACTGCTGCAGATCCCCAACCAAAACACTCAG GCTAGACAAATTCTGGAAAGAGAGTACAACAATCTGCTGGCGCTGGGAACGGAGAGACGATTAGATGAG TGTGACGAGAAGGACTTCCGAGGACCGTCGTGGAGGAGGCAGTTTCCTCGCCGGGACATCCACGGGATCAGCATGATGCCCGGCTCAGCAGAGACCCTGCCCGCCGGCTTTCGCCTCACTGCCACCTCCGCACACTCACGCAGACTGCCACCAGAGG TCCTGTATGAGGCGATGGACGACAGTCCTGACGACATGTATTTGGACTGGTTTCAAG TTGGACCGTCGGCGGTACAGCGTCTGGACAGCTCCACTGTGAGGACCTACTCTTGCTGA
- the LOC122342860 gene encoding liprin-alpha-2-like isoform X5, with the protein MEAKLQDMNCSLRKAEERHGSIEERMRHLEGQLEEKNQELLRARQREKMNEEHNKRLSDTVDRLLTESNERLQLHLKERMAALEEKNVLIQDSDNYRKQLEDSIQEKSHLSEEIEKMRSELDQYRLRAGSLTEPTLSRSHLDASGDLRFSLGSLAETQSDHYRSTKVIRRPRRGRMGLRRDEQKAKSLGEHEWRSQQLGVLGGHPFESDTEMSDIDDDDRETLFSSMDLLSPGGHSDAQTLAMMLQEQLDAINKEIRLIQEEKESTELRAEEIENRVASVSLEGLNLARMHHPGASITASATASSLASSSPPSGHSTPKLTPRSPARDMERMGVMTLPSDLRKHRRKIAAVDEDGREDKATIKCETSPPPTPRQVRMTHTLPASSHNDARLTAALETEASALSSVASSQDSLHKQPKKKGIKSSIGRLFGKKEKARLGQLGKEIMGPGQVGNVSDPELLGQDIAVGKLGTQAEKDRRLKKNGHELLEEARRKGLPFAQWDGPTVVAWLELWLGMPAWYVAACRANVKSGAIMSALSDTEIQREIGISNPLHRLKLRLAIQEMVSLTSPSAPPTSRTPSGNVWVTHEEMETLAAPSKTKSESEEGSWSQTLAYGDMNHEWIGNEWLPSLGLPQYRSYFMECLVDARMLDHLTKKDLRVHLKMVDSFHRTSLQYGIMCLKKLNYDRKELERRRESSQHEIRDVLVWTNERVIRWVQSIGLRDYANILLESGVHGALIALDDNFDYSSLALLLQIPNQNTQARQILEREYNNLLALGTERRLDECDEKDFRGPSWRRQFPRRDIHGISMMPGSAETLPAGFRLTATSAHSRRLPPEVGPSAVQRLDSSTVRTYSC; encoded by the exons ATGGAAGCTAAACTCCAGGACATGAACTGCAGTCTGAGGAAG GCGGAGGAGAGACATGGCAGTATAGAGGAACGTATGAGACATTTAGAGGGACAGCTGGAGGAGAAGAACCAGGAACTGCTCAGG GCTcgacagagagagaagatgaaTGAGGAACACAACAAGCGTCTGTCGGACACCGTGGACAGACTCCTGACGGAGTCGAATGAACGTTTACAGCTTCACCTGAAAGAGAGAATGGCCGCTCTTGAGGAGAAG AACGTGTTAATACAAGACTCTGATAACTACAGGAAGCAGCTAGAAGACTCCATACAAGAAAAG TCTCATCTCTCGGAGGAGATCGAGAAAATGAGATCTGAACTGGATCAGTACCGATTGAGGGCCGGATCCCTTACTGAGCCCACGCTGTCACG GTCTCATCTGGATGCATCAGGAGATCTGCGTTTCTCTCTGGGTTCTCTTGCCGAGACTCAATCGGACCATTATCGCTCCACCAAGGTGATCCGCAGGCCAAGGAGAGGACGCATGGGGCTACGTAGGGACGAACAGAAG GCTAAGTCTCTGGGAGAGCATGAATGGCGCTCTCAGCAACTTGGCGTTCTGGGCGGCCACCCGTTCGAGAGCGACACTGAGATGTCAGATATAGATGACGACGACAGAGAGACCCTTTTCAGTTCGATGGATCTACTGTCTCCTGGAGGACATTCCGATGCTCAGACTTTGGCAATGATGCTGCAAGAACAACTGGATGCCATCAATAAAGAGATCCG GCTGATCCAGGAAGAGAAAGAGTCGACAGAACTGAGGGCAGAGGAAATCGAGAACCGCGTGGCCAGCGTGAGCCTGGAGGGGCTGAACCTGGCGCGGATGCACCATCCTGGAGCCTCCATCACTGCCTCGGCCACCGCATCCTCCCTCGCCTCCTCCTCCCCTCCTAGCGGACACTCCACCCCCAAACTCACCCCGCGCAGCCCTGCCCGAGACATGGAGCGCATGGGGGTCATGACACTG CCCAGTGACTTGCGGAAACACAGGAGAAAG ATCGCAGCGGTGGACGAGGACGGTCGAGAGGACAAGGCCACCATCAAATGCGAGACCTCGCCACCTCCCACACCTCGCCAAGTCCGCATGACCCACACGCTGCCTGCTTCTTCGCACAATGACGCACG CCTGACAGCTGCATTAGAGACGGAGGCCAGTGCTCTGAGCAGCGTAGCCAGCAGTCAAGACTCCCTCCATAAACAGCCAAAGAAGAAGGGCATCAAGTCCTCCATCGGACGCCTGTTTGGGAAGAAAGAGAAGGCCAGACTGGGGCAGCTGGGGAAAGAGATTATGGGACCAGGACAAG TAGGGAATGTATCCGATCCTGAGCTTCTAGGTCAGGATATTGCTGTGGGAAAGCTGGGAACGCAGGCAGAGAAAGATCGCaggcttaaaaaaaa CGG acaCGAGTTGTTGGAAGAAGCCAGAAGAAAAGGGTTACCTTTTGCTCAGTGGGACGGTCCTACAGTTGTTGCGTGGTTAGAG cTTTGGCTAGGGATGCCAGCGTGGTATGTCGCAGCTTGTCGTGCCAACGTAAAAAGCGGCGCCATCATGTCGGCCCTGTCGGACACGGAGATCCAGAGAGAGATCGGCATCAGCAATCCTCTGCACCGCCTCAAACTGCGCCTGGCCATCCAGGAGATGGTCTCGCTCACCAGCCCTTCAGCTCCTCCTACATCTAGAACC CCGTCGGGTAATGTGTGGGTAACCCACGAGGAAATGGAGACCCTTGCCGCCCCCTCCAAAACG AAATCAGAGTCAGAGGAGGGGAGCTGGTCCCAG ACGCTGGCATACGGGGACATGAACCACGAGTGGATAGGGAACGAGTGGCTGCCCAGTCTAGGTCTACCTCAGTACCGCAGCTACTTCATGGAGTGTTTGGTGGATGCACGCATGCTGGACCACCTCACCAAGAAAGACCTCCGAGTGCATTTAAAGATGGTGGATAGCTTTCACAG AACCAGTCTGCAGTACGGCATCATGTGCCTAAAGAAGCTCAACTACGACAGGAAGGAGCTAGAGAGACGCAGAGAGAGCAGCCAGCATGAGATAAGAG ACGTGCTGGTGTGGACTAACGAGCGCGTGATTCGCTGGGTCCAGAGCATCGGTCTCCGTGACTACGCCAACATCCTGTTAGAGAGCGGCGTGCACGGGGCGCTCATAGCACTCGACGACAACTTTGACTACAGCAGCCTGGCCCTACTGCTGCAGATCCCCAACCAAAACACTCAG GCTAGACAAATTCTGGAAAGAGAGTACAACAATCTGCTGGCGCTGGGAACGGAGAGACGATTAGATGAG TGTGACGAGAAGGACTTCCGAGGACCGTCGTGGAGGAGGCAGTTTCCTCGCCGGGACATCCACGGGATCAGCATGATGCCCGGCTCAGCAGAGACCCTGCCCGCCGGCTTTCGCCTCACTGCCACCTCCGCACACTCACGCAGACTGCCACCAGAGG TTGGACCGTCGGCGGTACAGCGTCTGGACAGCTCCACTGTGAGGACCTACTCTTGCTGA
- the LOC122342860 gene encoding liprin-alpha-2-like isoform X8: protein MEAKLQDMNCSLRKAEERHGSIEERMRHLEGQLEEKNQELLRARQREKMNEEHNKRLSDTVDRLLTESNERLQLHLKERMAALEEKNVLIQDSDNYRKQLEDSIQEKSHLSEEIEKMRSELDQYRLRAGSLTEPTLSRSHLDASGDLRFSLGSLAETQSDHYRSTKVIRRPRRGRMGLRRDEQKAKSLGEHEWRSQQLGVLGGHPFESDTEMSDIDDDDRETLFSSMDLLSPGGHSDAQTLAMMLQEQLDAINKEIRLIQEEKESTELRAEEIENRVASVSLEGLNLARMHHPGASITASATASSLASSSPPSGHSTPKLTPRSPARDMERMGVMTLPSDLRKHRRKIAAVDEDGREDKATIKCETSPPPTPRQVRMTHTLPASSHNDARLTAALETEASALSSVASSQDSLHKQPKKKGIKSSIGRLFGKKEKARLGQLGKEIMGPGQVGNVSDPELLGQDIAVGKLGTQAEKDRRLKKKHELLEEARRKGLPFAQWDGPTVVAWLELWLGMPAWYVAACRANVKSGAIMSALSDTEIQREIGISNPLHRLKLRLAIQEMVSLTSPSAPPTSRTKSESEEGSWSQTLAYGDMNHEWIGNEWLPSLGLPQYRSYFMECLVDARMLDHLTKKDLRVHLKMVDSFHRTSLQYGIMCLKKLNYDRKELERRRESSQHEIRDVLVWTNERVIRWVQSIGLRDYANILLESGVHGALIALDDNFDYSSLALLLQIPNQNTQARQILEREYNNLLALGTERRLDECDEKDFRGPSWRRQFPRRDIHGISMMPGSAETLPAGFRLTATSAHSRRLPPEVGPSAVQRLDSSTVRTYSC from the exons ATGGAAGCTAAACTCCAGGACATGAACTGCAGTCTGAGGAAG GCGGAGGAGAGACATGGCAGTATAGAGGAACGTATGAGACATTTAGAGGGACAGCTGGAGGAGAAGAACCAGGAACTGCTCAGG GCTcgacagagagagaagatgaaTGAGGAACACAACAAGCGTCTGTCGGACACCGTGGACAGACTCCTGACGGAGTCGAATGAACGTTTACAGCTTCACCTGAAAGAGAGAATGGCCGCTCTTGAGGAGAAG AACGTGTTAATACAAGACTCTGATAACTACAGGAAGCAGCTAGAAGACTCCATACAAGAAAAG TCTCATCTCTCGGAGGAGATCGAGAAAATGAGATCTGAACTGGATCAGTACCGATTGAGGGCCGGATCCCTTACTGAGCCCACGCTGTCACG GTCTCATCTGGATGCATCAGGAGATCTGCGTTTCTCTCTGGGTTCTCTTGCCGAGACTCAATCGGACCATTATCGCTCCACCAAGGTGATCCGCAGGCCAAGGAGAGGACGCATGGGGCTACGTAGGGACGAACAGAAG GCTAAGTCTCTGGGAGAGCATGAATGGCGCTCTCAGCAACTTGGCGTTCTGGGCGGCCACCCGTTCGAGAGCGACACTGAGATGTCAGATATAGATGACGACGACAGAGAGACCCTTTTCAGTTCGATGGATCTACTGTCTCCTGGAGGACATTCCGATGCTCAGACTTTGGCAATGATGCTGCAAGAACAACTGGATGCCATCAATAAAGAGATCCG GCTGATCCAGGAAGAGAAAGAGTCGACAGAACTGAGGGCAGAGGAAATCGAGAACCGCGTGGCCAGCGTGAGCCTGGAGGGGCTGAACCTGGCGCGGATGCACCATCCTGGAGCCTCCATCACTGCCTCGGCCACCGCATCCTCCCTCGCCTCCTCCTCCCCTCCTAGCGGACACTCCACCCCCAAACTCACCCCGCGCAGCCCTGCCCGAGACATGGAGCGCATGGGGGTCATGACACTG CCCAGTGACTTGCGGAAACACAGGAGAAAG ATCGCAGCGGTGGACGAGGACGGTCGAGAGGACAAGGCCACCATCAAATGCGAGACCTCGCCACCTCCCACACCTCGCCAAGTCCGCATGACCCACACGCTGCCTGCTTCTTCGCACAATGACGCACG CCTGACAGCTGCATTAGAGACGGAGGCCAGTGCTCTGAGCAGCGTAGCCAGCAGTCAAGACTCCCTCCATAAACAGCCAAAGAAGAAGGGCATCAAGTCCTCCATCGGACGCCTGTTTGGGAAGAAAGAGAAGGCCAGACTGGGGCAGCTGGGGAAAGAGATTATGGGACCAGGACAAG TAGGGAATGTATCCGATCCTGAGCTTCTAGGTCAGGATATTGCTGTGGGAAAGCTGGGAACGCAGGCAGAGAAAGATCGCaggcttaaaaaaaa acaCGAGTTGTTGGAAGAAGCCAGAAGAAAAGGGTTACCTTTTGCTCAGTGGGACGGTCCTACAGTTGTTGCGTGGTTAGAG cTTTGGCTAGGGATGCCAGCGTGGTATGTCGCAGCTTGTCGTGCCAACGTAAAAAGCGGCGCCATCATGTCGGCCCTGTCGGACACGGAGATCCAGAGAGAGATCGGCATCAGCAATCCTCTGCACCGCCTCAAACTGCGCCTGGCCATCCAGGAGATGGTCTCGCTCACCAGCCCTTCAGCTCCTCCTACATCTAGAACC AAATCAGAGTCAGAGGAGGGGAGCTGGTCCCAG ACGCTGGCATACGGGGACATGAACCACGAGTGGATAGGGAACGAGTGGCTGCCCAGTCTAGGTCTACCTCAGTACCGCAGCTACTTCATGGAGTGTTTGGTGGATGCACGCATGCTGGACCACCTCACCAAGAAAGACCTCCGAGTGCATTTAAAGATGGTGGATAGCTTTCACAG AACCAGTCTGCAGTACGGCATCATGTGCCTAAAGAAGCTCAACTACGACAGGAAGGAGCTAGAGAGACGCAGAGAGAGCAGCCAGCATGAGATAAGAG ACGTGCTGGTGTGGACTAACGAGCGCGTGATTCGCTGGGTCCAGAGCATCGGTCTCCGTGACTACGCCAACATCCTGTTAGAGAGCGGCGTGCACGGGGCGCTCATAGCACTCGACGACAACTTTGACTACAGCAGCCTGGCCCTACTGCTGCAGATCCCCAACCAAAACACTCAG GCTAGACAAATTCTGGAAAGAGAGTACAACAATCTGCTGGCGCTGGGAACGGAGAGACGATTAGATGAG TGTGACGAGAAGGACTTCCGAGGACCGTCGTGGAGGAGGCAGTTTCCTCGCCGGGACATCCACGGGATCAGCATGATGCCCGGCTCAGCAGAGACCCTGCCCGCCGGCTTTCGCCTCACTGCCACCTCCGCACACTCACGCAGACTGCCACCAGAGG TTGGACCGTCGGCGGTACAGCGTCTGGACAGCTCCACTGTGAGGACCTACTCTTGCTGA